TTTTTCAAAAAAAACCAATAAAATAAATGATTGATGTGTTTTTTTAAGATAGTGAGAAAAAAAAATGATTTTTTTTCCTCAAAAAAACAGGGATGATATGGGGTTCTACCATCGGATTTGGTAAGCTATATCCGTTTCTTTATGGAAAAAGACAGATAAATATAAAAGCAAAAATCTCATTAAAAAGAATTTTAACATTACAATTTAACGAGATTCTATTACCGCTGGATTTTAATAGCTATCTAATCAAAGCGAGCAAATAAAAGAATATTTAATGGCTTAAAGTATCCTTCATACTGTATTCCCGATTAACATTAGATTACAGAATAGAGCGTTTGTTTATACTGCTGCACATACTCTTTTGGATTGCAGCCGACGATTTGTTTAAATACGCGATTAAAGTTGGTAATGCTATTGAAGCCACAGTTGTAGGCAATAAAAGAAACACTGTCCAAGTGATCTTCATTTAACTGATTACACACTTCTTTGACTCTTATGCGATTAAGATAAGTCACAAAAGTAACCCCACAATGCTTTTTAAAATAGCGACAAAAGGCTTGCGGCGTAAGATTGGCGCGATCAGCAACTTCTTCCAACGTCAGTTCGTCTCTATAGTGCTCCCTGATATAGTTGCAGATAAAATGAATACGATTTGATCCATGTATTGTTTCCAAACCTGCTTCCACGCGCTCGTTACAAAGCGCATCGGCACCCCTGGAAATATTTGCTAACGTTCTCAATAGATAAAAAAAATGCATCAACTTGTCCATCTGATCCGCAGATTTCAACTGACAAACCCGTTGTGATATCTGGTCAAAATAAGTCTCGGGAACTTTAAATCCTCTGGAGTTACTATAGATAAATTGATTCAGCGATTCAAATTCGTCCAGGGAAAACAGAGATTTAAGTTTTCCGTTTGGATCGAAAAAAATGGAAACAGAGCGAGATTCATTTGAAAAACCGTCCTGAGAGGCCGATTTAAACACATGTGATTGGTTTGCACCCAAAAAGAAAATATCATTTTCCTTAAAGGGGTGTAAGGTATCTTCAACAATCAAAACTCCTTTGCCTTTTTTTATCCACATTAATTGAGCTTCTTGATGTCGATGAAAATGGGGGTAGAAATTTTCCAAAACATCTTCTTGAATAGTAAGGCTCTGGCCTCGCATGGTCGGAACATTAAATTGGAGCGTTTTCATAGGTATGTTTAGTTTATGTTACTGTTTAGTTAACATAAATATAACAACTCTAAAGCAACTACAATATATTTAGTTTGTTCATAAAATTACAATACTAAAATATGTTTAGAATCCGACAATATTTAATAATCCTCAACAAATCTGCTAAAGAAAAGTATAATTGTTATTAAAAACGTTTTAATATTGAAAAAATGGGTTAAAATACAATTAGACTTTGATAAATTGTGATAATTATAATTCAACAGAAAGATAGAACTTTATTAAATTTCGTTTTTGACTCTTTATAGTGTATAAAAATGAATCTTATTTGTTTGTAACAACAGCAAAAATTGCACTATCAAAGATAAACCTCTTAAATAAATCGTTTTGAAGCGCTTAAATTTTACGATATTCGTGTTAGACAATGTACATCTAAGGGGGCAAGCCAATTGCAAATCAAAGTATATCAAAAATCTATGGCTTCAACAGAATAAAAAGCATTACGTTCTAAAAATTTCCAAAATTTATGTTCAAAAAAGAAATATATCTTCATCGCCGAAATAAAATGTTATCATCGGTCAGTTCTGGCAAAATTCTTTTGTTAGGCAACATTGAAAACCCGATTAATTTTGAGCACAACACCTATCCTTTTCGTCAGGACAGCAGCTTTTTGTATTACATTGGAATAAAAAGTCCAGGTTTGGCTGCTGTATTGGATATCGAAAAAAATGAGACTATCCTATTTGGGGACGAAATGACGATCGACGATATTGTGTGGATGGGCCAGCAGCAAACTCTAGCGGAAAAGGCAGAACTTTCGGGTATTGGTACGGTCCTCCCATTCAATCAGCTCTTCGACTACCTCGGTAAGAATCCAAAAGAACCGGTTCACTACCTTCCTCCTTATCAGTCGCACAACAAATTATTACTTCAACAAATAACTGGCCGATCTGTCAGTCAGTTAGAACCTTCGGTCGCTTTAATTAAAGCCGTGGTTGCTCAACGTAGCATCAAATCGGAAGAAGAGATTGCTGAACTAGAGAAGGCGGTAGATATCGCTGTCGATATGCATCGCATAGCTATGCGAATGACAAAACCTGGTTGTTATGAATATCAGATCAGCAATGCTATGCAACATTTTGCACAAGATCAAGGAGCCCCATTTTCCTATCCTCCGATAGTTACAAAACGGGGCGAAATCCTGCATAACCATATGCAATTTCACCAACTTGATGAAGGTAATATTCTCCTTAATGATTCGGGCGTCGAAACCGATATGGGATATGCTTCAGATCTAACCAGAACCTTTCCTGTAGGAAAACGATTTACAGCATTACAAGAAGAAATTTATCAGATTGTTTTACATGCTTTTAAATCTGCTGAACAGCTGCTGACTTCCGGAATACGTTTTAAAGAAATACATTTAAAAGCCTGTGAAGCGCTTGTAGATGGACTGATACAAACCGGATTCATGAAAGGCAATGCGCAAGATGCGGTCATGAACCACGCGCATGCACTTTTCTTTCAATGTGGACTCGGCCATATGCTTGGTCTTGATGTGCATGATATGGAGGATCTTGGTGAACAATATGTCGGATACACAGAAGCCGAACCAAAGGATACGAAGACTTTCGGTATCAAATCACTCCGACTAGGCAAAGAGCTAGAAGCTGGCAATGTGCTAACCGTTGAGCCTGGAATCTATATTATCCCTGAGTTAACGCAGCTTTGGGAACAGCAAAATTTAAACAAAGACTTTATCAATTATGATTTCTTAAAAAAGCACCTCGATTTCGGAGGGGTTCGTATCGAAGACAATTATCTTATTGAAAAAGATGGATATCGCCGTCTAGGGAAATATCTTGAACGTGAAATACACGAAATATATCAGCTTAAAGACAATCCAATTAATTAAAAAACAGATAACGAACATAGCAATGAATCCGAAGAGTGAACTTAGATCACTTTGGGGACAACGCTCAAATAGATAAACAAATGAACAGCATTAAACAGTCGATTTTTATTATTTTAATACTGATTTTTCAGGTTCCAGCTTCCATTTTTGCGCAGCGACTCTGGACAGATCAGGGTGATCAGTATTATGAATTTTCTGAGAAGGGAATAGAAATGGTCAACCCTAAAAATGGGATGAGATCCATCTTTCTTTCACAGCAATCGCTTATTCCAAAAGGAATAACGACAGCGCTAAAAGTTGAGAATTTTTCGATTTCCAAAAACAAGGAACTTATTTTACTGTATACCAATAGCAAGAGAGTCTGGCGCGAGAATACAAGAGGTGATTATTGGGTCTATAATAAAAAGTCCAGTCAATTACAGCAGCTAGGCAAACAATTCCCGGCTTCGCAACTGATGTTTGCGAAATTTAACCCACAAGCAGATAAAGTAGCTTACGTCAATAAAGCCGATCATAACGTTTACGTGGAAGATCTTGCCAATGGCCGCATCGTTGCTGTTACGAAAGATGGAACGGACCGTCTCATCAACGGTACTTTCGACTGGGTATACGAGGAAGAATTTGGCTGCAAAGATGGTTTCCGCTGGTCTCCCGACGGTACTTCTATTGCTTATTGGAAGCTTGATGCCCGCAACATCCGTAATTTTCTGATGATCAACAATACGGACAGCCTCTATTCGTACACCATTCCCGTGGAATATCCTAAAGTCGGACAGTCACCGAGCGCCTGTTCGATATGGACCTATGAAATCGCCACTGGAAAAAATACCATGCTGAATATCCCGGGAGATCCCAACCAGCATTATATCCCTCGCATGGAATGGTGTTTTGATGGCAAACAGGTCATCCTAGAGCAGCTCAACAGAAAACAAAATGAGAGTAAAATCTATATCGTCGCTCTCTCCGACAATAAAGCGCAAAATATACATCAGGAGCAAAGTGACTCGTGGATTGATATCAAAGCTCGGTGGAACAACAACGATCCTTCCGGATGGGACTGGGTTCAAGGTGGCAAGGCCTTCATCTGGGTATCTGAAAAAGACGGCTGGCGCAAAATCTATCAGATTGATTTATCGGGGAACGAGAAGCTGGTGATGAAAGCGGATTATGATATGATCAATCTTGACTTTTTCGATCCTAAAAATGAAATGATTTATTTTACGGCCTCTCCAAGCAATGCGACACAAAAATACCTATATAGTGTGTCTACTAAGGGCGGCGTTCCAAAAAGACTGACACCGGCCTCATTCGAAGGGACCTGCGATTATGATATATCAAAAAACGGTAAAATTGCCATCTTCAACTTTAGCAACCGGGCAACATTACAGCACAATGCCGTTATTGAATTGCCGACTCACAAAATACTCGTAGATTTTGATTTTAAACGTCAAAAGAAAGTCAGTGATGGTATTGCCGAGTTTTTTAAAGTTAAAACAACCGACGGTATTGAGTTAGACGGATGGATGGTAAAACCCTTGGATTTCGATCCGAACAAAAAGTATCCCGTCGTCTTTATGGTCTACGGCGAACCAGCATCACAAACT
The genomic region above belongs to Sphingobacterium zeae and contains:
- a CDS encoding AraC family transcriptional regulator — protein: MKTLQFNVPTMRGQSLTIQEDVLENFYPHFHRHQEAQLMWIKKGKGVLIVEDTLHPFKENDIFFLGANQSHVFKSASQDGFSNESRSVSIFFDPNGKLKSLFSLDEFESLNQFIYSNSRGFKVPETYFDQISQRVCQLKSADQMDKLMHFFYLLRTLANISRGADALCNERVEAGLETIHGSNRIHFICNYIREHYRDELTLEEVADRANLTPQAFCRYFKKHCGVTFVTYLNRIRVKEVCNQLNEDHLDSVSFIAYNCGFNSITNFNRVFKQIVGCNPKEYVQQYKQTLYSVI
- a CDS encoding aminopeptidase P family protein, producing MFKKEIYLHRRNKMLSSVSSGKILLLGNIENPINFEHNTYPFRQDSSFLYYIGIKSPGLAAVLDIEKNETILFGDEMTIDDIVWMGQQQTLAEKAELSGIGTVLPFNQLFDYLGKNPKEPVHYLPPYQSHNKLLLQQITGRSVSQLEPSVALIKAVVAQRSIKSEEEIAELEKAVDIAVDMHRIAMRMTKPGCYEYQISNAMQHFAQDQGAPFSYPPIVTKRGEILHNHMQFHQLDEGNILLNDSGVETDMGYASDLTRTFPVGKRFTALQEEIYQIVLHAFKSAEQLLTSGIRFKEIHLKACEALVDGLIQTGFMKGNAQDAVMNHAHALFFQCGLGHMLGLDVHDMEDLGEQYVGYTEAEPKDTKTFGIKSLRLGKELEAGNVLTVEPGIYIIPELTQLWEQQNLNKDFINYDFLKKHLDFGGVRIEDNYLIEKDGYRRLGKYLEREIHEIYQLKDNPIN
- a CDS encoding S9 family peptidase, which translates into the protein MNSIKQSIFIILILIFQVPASIFAQRLWTDQGDQYYEFSEKGIEMVNPKNGMRSIFLSQQSLIPKGITTALKVENFSISKNKELILLYTNSKRVWRENTRGDYWVYNKKSSQLQQLGKQFPASQLMFAKFNPQADKVAYVNKADHNVYVEDLANGRIVAVTKDGTDRLINGTFDWVYEEEFGCKDGFRWSPDGTSIAYWKLDARNIRNFLMINNTDSLYSYTIPVEYPKVGQSPSACSIWTYEIATGKNTMLNIPGDPNQHYIPRMEWCFDGKQVILEQLNRKQNESKIYIVALSDNKAQNIHQEQSDSWIDIKARWNNNDPSGWDWVQGGKAFIWVSEKDGWRKIYQIDLSGNEKLVMKADYDMINLDFFDPKNEMIYFTASPSNATQKYLYSVSTKGGVPKRLTPASFEGTCDYDISKNGKIAIFNFSNRATLQHNAVIELPTHKILVDFDFKRQKKVSDGIAEFFKVKTTDGIELDGWMVKPLDFDPNKKYPVVFMVYGEPASQTVLDNFGAGYNSLYKGNMAQDGYIYISLDNRGTPAPKGSLWRKSIYRNIGQLNIRDQALATQEILKWPFVDNSRVAVWGWSGGGSSTLNLLGQYPQIYKTGIAIAAVANQLLYDNVYQERYMGLPQENLADFENGSPLKYAKNIKGNLLYIHGTGDDNVHYQNAEVLINELIKNNVQFQLMSYPNRSHSISEGQGTHEHLKTLFTNYLKLHCPPGGR